From Eriocheir sinensis breed Jianghai 21 chromosome 37, ASM2467909v1, whole genome shotgun sequence, one genomic window encodes:
- the LOC127008050 gene encoding cysteine-rich PDZ-binding protein-like: protein MVCEKCQKKLGKVITPDTWKAGARNTTESGGRKINENKILTSKKNRFNPYTATFAECRICRSKVHQAGSHFCQGCAYKKGICAMCGKKILDTSSYRQSSA, encoded by the exons ATGGTGTGCGAGAAATGTCAAAAGAAGTTGGGAAAG GTGATCACCCCTGACACCTGGAAGGCCGGGGCACGCAACACAACTGAGAGCGGTGGACGCAAGATCAATGAAAACAAGATACTCACCAGCAAGAAAAACAGATTCAACCCTTACACC GCAACCTTTGCTGAGTGTCGCATCTGTCGCAGCAAAGTGCATCAGGCAGGCTCACACTTCTGCCAGGGGTGTGCTTACAAGAAGGGAATCTGTGCCATGTGTGGCAAAAAGATACTAGACACCTCTAGCTACCGACAATCCTCTGCCTAG